The Staphylococcus carnosus genome has a segment encoding these proteins:
- a CDS encoding M24 family metallopeptidase produces the protein MSKIDKLNHLFSEKDLDAIVVLSDYNRRYLSGFTGTSGALIITPKNNYLVTDFRYIDQATDQAPDFKIINRSNGLVQEVIEVLRQLNVQKVGFEGHLVSYDTYIELNQEGMSFISISDAIEEIRSVKDQEEINTIKKAAEIVDKTYEYILSIAKVGMTEQELKAELESKMLRLGASGPSFDTIVASGYRGALPHGVASDKKIEEGDMITLDFGAYYNGYVSDITRTFAIGQPDPKLLEIYNIVLEAQQTAVNKIKAGMTGEEADAIARDIISNYGYGEYFGHSTGHGIGLEIHEKPMLAKTAKTKLVPNNCVTVEPGIYIEGLGGIRIEDDILITKNGNEVFTKCTKDLIIL, from the coding sequence ATGTCAAAAATTGATAAGTTAAATCATCTTTTTTCGGAAAAAGATTTAGATGCCATTGTAGTACTCTCAGATTACAACCGAAGATATTTATCAGGTTTCACTGGTACAAGTGGTGCGTTAATTATTACTCCGAAAAATAATTACTTAGTTACAGATTTCCGATATATTGATCAGGCAACAGATCAAGCTCCAGATTTTAAAATTATTAATCGCTCAAATGGATTAGTACAAGAGGTAATTGAAGTATTAAGACAATTAAATGTCCAAAAAGTTGGATTTGAAGGACATTTAGTAAGCTATGATACTTATATTGAACTAAATCAAGAGGGTATGTCATTCATAAGTATTTCAGACGCTATCGAAGAAATTAGATCTGTAAAAGATCAAGAAGAAATAAATACTATTAAAAAGGCTGCTGAAATAGTAGATAAAACTTATGAATACATCTTATCTATTGCTAAAGTCGGCATGACTGAACAAGAATTAAAAGCTGAATTAGAAAGTAAAATGTTGCGTTTAGGCGCAAGTGGGCCATCCTTTGACACTATTGTGGCTTCAGGTTACCGTGGTGCATTACCACATGGAGTAGCAAGCGATAAAAAGATAGAAGAAGGAGATATGATTACATTAGATTTTGGTGCTTATTATAATGGCTATGTTTCAGATATCACTCGTACATTTGCTATTGGACAACCAGATCCAAAATTATTAGAAATATACAATATTGTATTAGAGGCTCAGCAAACTGCAGTAAACAAAATTAAAGCAGGCATGACTGGAGAAGAAGCTGATGCGATTGCACGTGATATTATTAGCAATTACGGTTATGGTGAATATTTCGGCCATTCAACTGGACACGGTATCGGACTTGAAATACACGAAAAGCCTATGCTTGCTAAGACTGCTAAAACAAAATTAGTTCCAAATAATTGTGTAACTGTAGAACCGGGTATTTATATAGAAGGATTAGGCGGTATAAGAATCGAAGACGATATATTAATTACCAAAAATGGTAATGAAGTCTTTACTAAATGCACAAAAGACCTTATTATTTTATAA
- the efp gene encoding elongation factor P codes for MISVNDFKTGLTISVDNGIWKVIDFQHVKPGKGSAFVRSKLRNLRTGAIQEKTFRAGEKVEPAMIENRRMQYLYDDGDMHVFMDNQTFEQTELPGDYLENELKFLKANMEVQIQTYEGETIGVELPKTVELTVTETEPGIKGDTATGATKSATVETGYTLNVPLFVNEGDVLVINTGDGSYVSRA; via the coding sequence ATGATTTCGGTTAATGATTTTAAAACAGGTTTAACAATTTCAGTAGACAATGGTATTTGGAAAGTTATAGATTTCCAACACGTAAAACCAGGTAAAGGATCAGCATTTGTACGTTCAAAATTACGTAACTTACGTACAGGCGCAATCCAAGAAAAAACTTTCCGCGCTGGAGAAAAAGTAGAACCAGCAATGATTGAAAATCGTCGTATGCAATATTTATATGACGATGGTGACATGCACGTATTTATGGATAACCAAACATTTGAACAAACTGAACTTCCAGGTGATTACCTTGAAAATGAATTAAAATTCTTAAAAGCTAATATGGAAGTCCAAATCCAAACTTATGAAGGCGAAACAATCGGTGTAGAATTACCTAAAACTGTTGAATTAACAGTAACTGAAACAGAACCTGGTATTAAAGGTGATACTGCTACTGGTGCAACTAAATCTGCAACGGTAGAAACTGGATATACTTTAAATGTACCTCTTTTTGTTAACGAAGGAGATGTTCTTGTCATCAATACTGGCGATGGCAGCTATGTTTCAAGAGCTTAA